In Pelosinus sp. UFO1, one genomic interval encodes:
- a CDS encoding LTA synthase family protein has protein sequence MSRWEELIKNIQQDVKLFLFILGVFCLFRIGFITVLNSYISEATTLKDIFLALYYGIRISLKSAGLVTLTSFAFCTILTLFIKKDKVKHVRYILGSVYIAILSLLFYARIPYYEQFHMGFNQLLFNTFNDDVTAIFHTLVQEYNLPIRLVMTGLTGIFLSQALKALLRTKTFELPRFSTWYKNIAFRASLLVLIYYIVIFVRFGGSMTYAYNIDWENSGVTKDEFLNEAILDDVQALYRAYTLHERVTASTGLDMDPGRMVEYGNYLAGHQVNSQNVDDFLKKEAQGTKIKKPQHVFLIIGESYANWPLLPQYKDLNIANGIRNIITKEDAAYVPTFLPNGMSTISGIMGITTGLAEANLYLTYLPESYKEPYSTALAPQMKNLGYKPRFWYAGPTSWERVKDFTLAQGFEEFYGMGDIESQSGNVWGCDDKYLFKAVAARIDDPRPTFDVIMNISNHAPYTVDLEKEGFDQDSVIRGLPDKLREDKELIKKLGHFWYADKVMAEFIEEMKQKYPDSLFLIVGDHADRLNLQLNPSLYERYAIPFIVYGKGITKDIFPKQVSGSHINVAPTLLELLSPQGSVYHSLGNSLTRGNDIGFNYGFWVTHDSIGRIGNESAESVTGTQPAEPPDLVLIQKDIDARRAMSWWRVKNGKNMNTKE, from the coding sequence TAGCCTTATATTATGGCATACGGATAAGCTTGAAAAGTGCAGGCTTAGTAACACTTACATCCTTTGCGTTTTGTACAATTCTTACTTTATTTATAAAGAAGGATAAAGTAAAACATGTTCGCTATATCCTAGGCTCCGTTTATATTGCAATACTAAGCCTTTTGTTTTATGCAAGAATTCCTTATTATGAACAGTTTCACATGGGGTTTAACCAACTATTATTTAATACCTTCAATGATGATGTGACCGCAATTTTTCATACGTTAGTCCAAGAATACAATCTTCCCATTCGCCTCGTCATGACTGGGCTGACGGGAATATTTTTATCCCAAGCATTAAAAGCATTGCTCCGTACCAAGACATTTGAATTGCCGCGTTTTTCTACTTGGTATAAAAATATTGCCTTTCGTGCATCCCTGCTGGTTCTTATTTATTATATTGTAATATTTGTGCGCTTTGGTGGAAGTATGACTTATGCCTATAATATTGACTGGGAAAATTCAGGGGTTACAAAGGATGAATTCCTAAATGAAGCCATTTTAGACGATGTGCAAGCGTTATACCGTGCGTATACCCTTCATGAACGGGTAACCGCATCCACCGGACTGGATATGGATCCAGGGAGGATGGTGGAATATGGTAATTATTTGGCTGGTCATCAGGTCAATTCACAAAATGTAGATGATTTTCTAAAGAAAGAGGCCCAAGGGACAAAAATTAAAAAGCCACAGCATGTATTTTTGATAATTGGGGAAAGTTATGCAAACTGGCCCTTGTTACCGCAATATAAAGATTTGAACATAGCAAATGGGATCAGAAACATTATAACCAAAGAAGATGCTGCTTACGTGCCCACATTTTTGCCCAATGGTATGAGTACTATCTCTGGGATTATGGGAATTACTACAGGGTTAGCGGAAGCCAATTTATATCTAACTTACCTGCCTGAATCTTATAAAGAACCTTACTCCACAGCCCTTGCACCACAAATGAAGAACTTAGGATATAAGCCTAGGTTTTGGTATGCAGGACCGACTTCTTGGGAACGAGTTAAAGATTTCACCTTAGCCCAAGGTTTTGAAGAGTTTTATGGCATGGGGGATATAGAGAGCCAGTCCGGGAATGTCTGGGGCTGCGATGATAAGTATTTATTTAAGGCTGTTGCCGCGAGGATCGATGATCCGCGCCCCACCTTTGATGTGATTATGAATATTTCGAATCATGCTCCTTATACTGTGGATTTAGAGAAAGAAGGGTTTGATCAGGATAGCGTGATCAGGGGCTTACCTGATAAATTAAGGGAAGATAAAGAACTCATTAAGAAATTAGGACATTTTTGGTATGCAGATAAGGTTATGGCCGAATTTATCGAAGAAATGAAGCAAAAATATCCAGATAGTTTGTTTCTTATTGTTGGCGATCATGCGGATCGGCTGAATCTCCAGTTAAATCCTAGTCTTTATGAACGCTATGCCATTCCTTTTATTGTTTATGGAAAAGGCATTACTAAAGATATTTTCCCCAAGCAGGTATCTGGTAGTCATATTAATGTAGCGCCAACCTTGCTTGAATTACTTTCCCCCCAAGGTTCTGTGTATCATTCCCTAGGAAATAGTTTGACGCGAGGCAATGATATCGGCTTTAATTACGGATTTTGGGTTACTCACGATTCAATCGGGAGAATAGGAAATGAGAGTGCGGAAAGTGTGACGGGGACACAACCTGCAGAGCCTCCTGACTTAGTTCTTATCCAGAAAGATATTGATGCTCGAAGGGCGATGTCCTGGTGGCGGGTTAAAAATGGGAAAAATATGAATACTAAAGAATGA
- a CDS encoding YwbE family protein, producing MNGTERKNIRPGTKVKIVQKQDQRTGRLTEGVVKDLLTNSAIHPRGIKVRLVNGIVGRVQEIIG from the coding sequence ATGAATGGGACAGAACGAAAAAATATTAGACCAGGTACTAAAGTAAAAATTGTACAAAAACAAGATCAACGTACTGGGCGGTTAACGGAAGGTGTAGTAAAAGATCTTCTGACAAATAGCGCGATTCATCCTCGGGGCATAAAAGTTCGTTTAGTGAATGGCATCGTAGGTAGAGTACAAGAGATCATTGGTTAA
- a CDS encoding MATE family efflux transporter has protein sequence MEQTYSLKEKAKQFMIILIPILVTQVFMCAMTFFDTMMSGHASANDLVGVAIGSSMWMPVFTGLNGILFAVVPIVAQLLGGKRKEEIPFIVIQAVYLAIAIGVVVIIGGAYAVQPILNKMELNPVAYDIAQNFLKAISFGIIPLFISTVLRSFIDTLGYTNITMLISMVALPINVLFNYVLIFGKFGFPQLGGVGAGWASAITYWCIVIISACVIQYRQPFRTYHIFSRFYRFSLAVWKEQLRIGIPIGSAIFCETSIFAVITLLMSEFSEATIAAYQVAINVAALIYMIPLSISMALTIAVGFEVGGKRYKDAKQYSYIGIGIALIMAVLAALVLYFWNEQVARLYTDDVAIRNLVQQFLLYAVFFQLSDAIATPVQGSLRGYKDVRITFIMAMISYWVVGLPLGYVLAHHSWLGAFGYWIGLIVGLAFGAICLSARLVRVQRKYV, from the coding sequence ATGGAACAAACATATTCCTTAAAGGAAAAAGCAAAACAGTTTATGATTATTTTAATTCCTATTTTGGTGACACAAGTTTTTATGTGTGCCATGACTTTCTTTGATACTATGATGTCAGGACATGCTAGTGCAAATGATTTGGTAGGCGTTGCCATTGGATCAAGTATGTGGATGCCTGTTTTCACAGGGTTAAACGGAATTTTATTTGCAGTGGTTCCCATCGTTGCTCAACTTCTTGGTGGCAAACGAAAGGAAGAAATCCCCTTTATTGTAATTCAAGCTGTCTATCTAGCCATAGCGATAGGAGTCGTTGTAATAATTGGTGGTGCCTATGCCGTTCAGCCTATTTTGAATAAGATGGAGCTCAATCCTGTAGCCTATGATATTGCGCAAAATTTTTTAAAAGCCATTTCTTTTGGTATTATACCTTTGTTTATATCGACAGTGCTTCGCTCGTTCATTGATACCTTGGGTTATACAAACATAACGATGCTAATTTCTATGGTTGCCTTACCAATTAACGTATTATTTAACTATGTACTTATTTTTGGCAAGTTCGGTTTTCCTCAGTTAGGTGGTGTAGGGGCTGGATGGGCTTCAGCAATTACTTATTGGTGCATTGTTATCATCAGTGCCTGCGTCATACAGTACCGGCAGCCATTTCGCACATACCACATATTTAGTCGGTTTTATCGATTCTCTCTTGCCGTATGGAAAGAACAGCTTAGAATTGGGATACCAATTGGCAGTGCCATTTTTTGTGAAACGAGTATTTTTGCAGTGATTACCCTGCTTATGAGTGAATTTAGTGAAGCGACCATTGCTGCTTATCAGGTAGCGATTAATGTTGCTGCCCTTATCTATATGATACCTCTGAGTATTTCCATGGCATTAACCATCGCCGTTGGGTTTGAAGTAGGAGGTAAAAGATACAAAGATGCTAAGCAATATAGTTATATTGGGATTGGTATCGCATTGATTATGGCTGTGCTTGCTGCTTTAGTCTTATATTTTTGGAATGAGCAGGTAGCCCGCTTATATACAGACGATGTGGCAATTCGGAACCTAGTGCAACAATTTTTACTATATGCAGTATTTTTTCAATTGTCTGATGCAATTGCTACACCAGTACAAGGATCGTTACGAGGTTATAAAGATGTACGCATTACATTTATTATGGCGATGATTTCTTACTGGGTCGTAGGTTTGCCCCTCGGATATGTCTTAGCGCATCATTCTTGGTTAGGAGCTTTTGGTTACTGGATTGGATTGATCGTTGGTTTAGCTTTTGGCGCTATATGTCTATCAGCACGATTAGTCAGAGTACAGCGTAAATATGTGTAA
- a CDS encoding MetQ/NlpA family ABC transporter substrate-binding protein: protein MKKSIQFISLLLTLIFILGLSAGCSQQSTAKIEKPLKVGVTAGPHAEVMEQVKKIAEKDGLKIEIVEFNDYIQPNVALNQGDIDVNSFQHKPYLDNIIKDRNYDIISLANTVIFPMGIYSSKLKNIADLPVNAVVAIPNDPTNGGRALLLLEKLGLIKLKPGIGLKAAVTDIVENPKKIVIKELDAAQIPRSLADMDVAAINTNYAITAGLVPTKDAIAIEDINSPYANIIAVRSKDKENPAIQKLIKAYHSDEVKAFIQEHFKGSVTAAW from the coding sequence ATGAAGAAATCAATTCAGTTTATTTCCCTTTTGTTAACCCTCATCTTTATCCTAGGCTTATCTGCTGGGTGCAGCCAACAAAGTACAGCAAAGATAGAAAAACCACTTAAAGTAGGTGTTACTGCTGGCCCCCATGCAGAAGTAATGGAGCAAGTTAAAAAAATAGCCGAGAAAGACGGCTTAAAAATTGAAATTGTTGAATTTAATGACTACATTCAACCTAACGTAGCTTTAAATCAAGGCGATATCGATGTTAACAGTTTTCAACATAAACCTTACCTTGATAACATTATCAAAGATCGTAACTACGATATCATATCCTTAGCAAATACAGTTATTTTTCCAATGGGTATTTACTCTAGTAAATTAAAAAATATTGCCGACCTACCAGTAAACGCTGTTGTTGCTATTCCTAACGACCCTACAAACGGAGGAAGAGCTCTACTATTATTAGAAAAACTTGGCCTCATTAAACTAAAACCAGGAATTGGCCTTAAGGCAGCTGTTACTGACATTGTTGAAAATCCTAAGAAAATTGTAATTAAGGAGTTAGACGCAGCACAAATTCCTCGTTCCTTAGCTGACATGGATGTTGCCGCCATTAACACCAACTATGCAATTACCGCTGGATTAGTACCTACTAAAGATGCGATTGCCATTGAAGATATTAATTCGCCATATGCAAATATCATTGCCGTACGTAGCAAAGATAAAGAAAACCCAGCCATACAAAAATTAATAAAAGCATACCACTCGGATGAAGTAAAAGCATTTATACAAGAACACTTTAAAGGTTCTGTAACAGCTGCTTGGTAA
- a CDS encoding pyridoxal phosphate-dependent aminotransferase, which translates to MNHNSQPTQALRKYASEKASRFTESVIREMSRIATAHKAINLAQGFPDFPASDEIKEAAVKAILENHNQYAITWGTKSLRDAIAQKNKRDYNLDIDPEKQITVCCGSTEGMVATLLATINPGDEVIIFQPFYENYGPDAILCGATPKYVQLHPPAFSFNQEELIAAFSERTRAIIINTPNNPTGKVFNREELDLIAKLCIQYDVLAITDEIYEHIIYDEIKHIPLSTLPGMADRTITINSISKTYSVTGWRIGYVIASPEISQSIRKMHDFLTVGAAAPLQEAAAHAMGFAATYYEKLVDFYSQRRDFMLKELAAIGFECIRPDGAYYIMADIASFGWKNDIDFARYLAEKIGVAVVPGSSFYQENANDKHRFIRFCFCKQLATLEAAVERLQKLR; encoded by the coding sequence ATGAACCATAATTCACAACCAACCCAGGCTCTAAGAAAATACGCCTCAGAAAAAGCTAGCCGCTTTACCGAATCCGTCATTCGGGAAATGTCTCGTATTGCCACTGCTCATAAAGCCATCAATTTGGCACAAGGATTTCCAGATTTTCCTGCATCAGATGAAATCAAAGAAGCCGCTGTTAAAGCAATCTTAGAAAACCACAACCAATATGCGATTACTTGGGGTACCAAATCCCTAAGAGATGCCATTGCCCAGAAAAATAAACGAGATTACAACCTTGACATTGATCCAGAAAAGCAAATCACGGTGTGTTGCGGTTCTACAGAAGGAATGGTGGCAACACTTTTGGCTACGATTAACCCTGGAGATGAAGTTATTATTTTTCAGCCGTTCTATGAAAATTACGGCCCAGATGCTATACTCTGCGGTGCAACACCTAAATATGTACAATTACATCCTCCAGCTTTTTCCTTTAATCAAGAAGAATTAATCGCTGCTTTTTCCGAACGCACAAGAGCTATTATTATTAACACTCCCAACAACCCAACAGGTAAGGTGTTCAATCGAGAAGAATTAGACTTAATTGCTAAGCTTTGTATTCAATACGATGTTTTAGCGATTACTGATGAGATATATGAGCATATCATCTATGACGAAATCAAACACATTCCTCTATCTACCTTACCTGGCATGGCAGATAGAACCATTACGATTAATAGTATATCCAAAACCTACAGTGTTACTGGCTGGCGTATTGGTTATGTTATCGCATCTCCTGAAATAAGCCAGTCCATACGGAAAATGCATGATTTCTTAACAGTGGGTGCAGCTGCCCCGTTGCAAGAAGCTGCTGCCCATGCCATGGGTTTTGCTGCTACTTATTATGAAAAGTTAGTCGATTTTTATAGTCAACGCCGAGATTTCATGTTAAAAGAATTAGCTGCCATCGGTTTTGAGTGCATTCGTCCTGATGGAGCCTACTACATTATGGCTGATATCGCCTCCTTCGGGTGGAAAAATGATATTGACTTTGCTCGCTACTTAGCTGAAAAAATTGGCGTTGCTGTCGTACCAGGTTCTAGTTTCTATCAAGAAAATGCTAATGACAAACATCGTTTTATACGTTTTTGCTTCTGCAAACAATTAGCCACACTGGAAGCCGCAGTAGAAAGATTGCAAAAATTAAGATAA